The window CCATTTTGCGTAGATTGGCAAGGGCTCTCGTGGTGATGTCACTATCTTACCAACTCTTGTAATTAACAATAGACAATACAGAGGTGTGCTCTTCGAAGTTGTACAATTACCAGTATTTATTTTTGGTTTGAGATTCTGTGTATGCTTAGCTGAATTTTTGTTTACCAGGGAAACTTGACAAAGCAGCAGTTCTTAAAGCACTTTGTGCTGGATTTCGAGAAACTACCGAGCCAGCTGTTTGCTTGAGTGAAGGTTGGTACATTGATTTCACTACCTTCCCCACGATTTATGCTCAAGGATTGACTTGCTTGTCTCTTGCTCTTAAACATCTACTGTTCATGTTATGTTAAATTGTAGATATACAAACAAACGAGTGCTTGGAGAACAATGGTGGCTGTTGGCAAGACAAGGCTGCTAACATCACTGCTTGCAAGGTAACTCGAGTGATGTTATCTCTTTCTGTGAATAGGTCATTGAGTTTATTTCTCCCTTTTCTGTTTTACCCTACGCATATGATACTTGGCTGGTGGTTATGCAGGACACTTTCCGTGGAAAAGTGTGTGAATGTCCAGTTGTGGAAGGTGTAAAATTCGTTGGTGATGGTTACACACATTGTGAAGGTATATAGTACCAGGAATCAGGAATATTTCTTTTCTTCCTTCTTTTTTGACTATGTTAAATAAAAATCTGATCAAGCTGTGTGTGTCACCTGCAAATAATCGTTTAACGTTGCATGGCATTGGCTTCTAAATCATGGCATTGGAGACCCTTATAACCTCTTAATTAGTAACTTATGCTGTTGTTATTTTAGCTTCCGGAGCTGGGCGGTGTCAGATTAACAATGGAGGCTGTTGGAAAGAAACCATGAATGGCCGTACATACTCTGCTTGTACTGTAAGTTATCAGTAGGAATTTTCCATACTGCTTCTTAGTGTGTTACTAAAATGACCTAAAAGCATATTCTTGGTGCTTAACTACATACAGGCTGACGGCTGTAAGTGCCCGGATGGGTTCAAAGGCGATGGAATCCACAAATGTGAAGGTAAGTCAATTACTGAACGTTAGGCCATTGTAAGTCTTTACACTGCAAAACTTGCGGGTTTAAAAGGAATGTGAATATGTACTTTAGGGTTGGCTTCACAGCCATAGCATATCGTATATTGCTGGTCACATTGCTGATTAGATGTGGTGCTGAACTGCTGATGTGACTCTTTTGTGACAGATATTGATGAATGCAAGGAAAGGACTGCATGCCAGTGCAAGGAATGCAACTGCAAGAACACATGGGGAAGTTATGAGTGCGGCTGCAGTGGAGGCTTGCTGTACATGAAGGAGCATGACACATGCATAAGTATGTACATTTCTTTTACGACTAATTTGTTATTGCTTCAGTAATTGCATAGCTGTGGGATCTATACATCCACTTGGTAcagacaacaacaacaaagcctttagtcccaaacaagttggggtaggctagagctgaaacccataagatcatgaaaccaactcatggttctggcacgtggatagctaacttccacgcacccctgtccatggctagttcttatCCACTTGGTACAGAGcccacgaaaaataaaataaaattttcttTATAAAAAATTAATTGCATACTTGTGGGCTAACCAAATTGGTTCAGTCAGCTTTTGGATACCTGGATTTCAGGCTAGCTTCCTTTCTTCTTCATCAAGTTGCAAAGGGATACACTATTgtgttctactccctccattccaaaatagatgactcaacttcatACTAACTTTGTATTAAAATTAGTacgaagttgagtcatctattttggaacggagggagtatagaaTAATAGGTGTGATGAAATGTGATACTATTGATGAGAAAATATGCCAAACCTCATTCTGGTTTGCCAGAGCACTGGACTTGCCACACCAGCTTTAAAATGAGCAATTTcagaaataagcaaagcacaacaaCAAAACCTTAATCTATTTGAGGCGCAccaagggcatgtacaatgatttGATAAGACAGTTTAATCTTAAACCTGCCACGTAATCTAGAGATACCAATAAAAACATGATGATCTCTTAGTCTTATCTCTAGTAACTAGATGTACCTAAATATGTGGGGACAGATATCTTTGCTAAGAGATCAGCTCTTAATTAAGAGAAGGCGTTTCTTTGTCTGCCACCTCAGCATTTATCTTACcgggcactcctaagatagcaccattgtacacagATATAGCAACGTATAAAGTGAAGTCTAAGCATTGGACATGAGTGGCACTACACTGAATTGACATTCTTCATCTTATTCAGGCAAGAGTGCAGCAGCACAGGTAGGCTGGAACTTCCTATGGGTCGTCTTCTTCGGCCTAGCGGCAGTAGGAATCGCAGGATATGCAGTGTATAAGTATTGGATCCGGGTACACGATATGAACAACCTCTTACATGTTCATTAGCAACTCATAAAATCAAATCTAGGTCAGTACCATCTAACTCTCGGTTTGCTTCTCTGCACGCAGAGGTACATGGATTCAGAGATCCGCGCCATCATGGCGCAGTACATGCCCCTGGAGAACCAGGGAGAGATTCCCAGTCATTCTCACCATATTGAGATGTGAAGAACAACGCCAGAGCGGCTTATGGAACGAGCATTTTTTGTCTGGCATGTGTGATTGTAGTGATCTTATTGTACAGCATACTAAGACATCCTGTAAATTTCTAGATTAATCACTCACAGTGCCAAGACATAGCGGACTCCTTGTTGCTTGTTGCGAGGATGTTTAAACCGTACAGTCCAAAGTTCAAAATCATTACATACATAACTTCACGGAATTGGCGAATCATATCAGCCCCTTAGACCTTGCTGATAAGTGCACTTAATTATGAGCTTTGCTAGGGGTGGCTTAGCTGGAATAACATGATTGGGAGAAATAAGTGTGAGGGGCCCCACACCCCCTGATAAtcagaggagggggggggggggagattagtTAACGAAGGAGTCTGTAAACTCTCCGTATTTGTCAGGGCGTTTAGAATTTTCGCTTAATTATGTTGTTTGATTCATCTAGCTGCATATTTTCAACTGTTTTATGGGAAGGGGTGTTAGCTCCACATCGAAGCATGAGCGTATCAAAAATATCGTTTTAAATCAAATTTGCTCAGCTAGGAATATAGATTATTTTTCTAACATACGGACATATTTGCTATGCTTACAAAGCCACGAGCTATCACAGACACCAATTGTAGGTAGTACAGTACTAGCTTATAGTCCCCGCGAAAAAAAAACACTCCTACTAGCTTATAGTATTAGAGAAGGACGCGACTAACGTCCTACCGTGCGGTCTTTAGTAACAGATCCGCATGATTCCAATATTTCATCGATCTCTCTCGTTTAGAAGACCTCCTTTCTTTTTTTAAATGTGTCTGACGTGAATGAAAAAATAAGCACATGCTGCACTTATGCctaaaaaatgcatgcatgcatgtaggatAGAATTGCTGACATCAGCAAAGATTCCATCAAATTTTAAAATTCAAAATATTTTTTAGCTCAAACCGTCGCTCTGATCAAAAAACTGTTTTCATATAAAAGATTCGTCGCGATGagaccttcgaaactagatcccatgttggtatgtttcGACGACTTTTTTTCGGATAAAAAGTTACCAGACATGTACTATGTAAGTTATCACAACTGCGACATATAAATTACCAAGCTGTTTTCATAGTAATTACCGGGTACGAAAAGATGGTCTTCCAGCTTTTCTTTCCATGTGCACATGCATATATGCACTAGATGACGAAACTATGATGACATTCTAGATTCTCCTTATTTCGAAATTTCAAAATGTTTTATAGCTCAGACCGTCGCTTTGATCAAAAAATTGTTTTTCACATAAAATATTCATCAAACGAGAATTTCGAAACTAGATTTCACGTTGGTATGTTCCAATGACCTTTTCCAGATAAAAAATTACCACGCATGTGCAAGACAAGTTATCATGCTAGTTGAGCGTAAGTTATCGTGTTATTTACACATAAATTACCTGGGCATAAAAAAATGATTTCTTCAACATTCTCCACAAAAGCACATTCATGTGCCCCACGAAATGAAAAATGCTAATGTCATGGAGGATCCCACCAGaactcaaaaataaaaaaatgttttgTAACTCAAACAATCGCTCTGATACAAAAATCATTTTCACATAAAAATTTGTTGCAACGAGCCCttcaaactagatctcatgttggtaTGTTTCGATAACTTTTTTCGGTTAAAAAGTTATCAAGCCTGGGTCATTAGCTCTGTTGTGTGTGTATTCCCATGCTATTCACACACGAGTTGCCGAAGGGTGTTTTTCAACAAGCCCCCCCTCCGGTCAAAAGTTATCACACCTAGACTAAGTAAGTTATCAAGTCAGTTGTGCATATAATATAATGTtatttaatcatgagttattggatCAAAGTTATCACCGTGGTTGTACGCAAGTTATCTGGTCTGCGGTGCGTAAATTACCATGTTATTCACACAAAAATTATCGGAGACATGTTTCTTCAACTTTGTTTTCACAGGTCAAAAGTTATCAAATGTGTTGCACAAAAGTTATCAGGTCTACGGTGCataattaccatgctattcacacagAAGTTATCGGGGATGAATTACAACAACCCCCACCCCCGCCAAAGTTATCATAGTGTTAGTACATAAGTTATCAGATGTGTGATGCGTAAATTATCATGCTCTTCACACAGAAGTTATCAGGGATATGTTTTCANNNNNNNNNNNNNNNNNNNNNNNNNNNNNNNNNNNNNNNNNNNNNNNNNNNNNNNNNNNNNNNNNNNNNNNNNNNNNNNNNNNNNNNNNNNNNNNNNNNNNNNNNNNNNNNNNNNNNNNNNNNNNNNNNNNNNNNNNNNNNNNNNNNNNNNNNNNNNNNNNNNNNNNNNNNNNNNNNNNNNNNNNNNNNNNNNNNNNNNNNNNNNNNNNNNNNNNNNNNNNNNNNNNNNNNNNNNNNNNNNNNNNNNNNNNNNNNGGTAGGTTTCAACCAACTTTTCCCCCACGGTCGAAGTTATCGCGGTATTTGTGCGTAAGTTATCTGGTCCGTGGTTCCTATATTATAGTGCTACTTCCACAGAAATTAAGAGGGTATACTTCAACAATTTTTTTCCCCGGGTCaaaagttatcatggtgtttgtacGCCTCATTGGCTCATCGAGAAATTGTTCTTCTTATCATTGTAGTGTTCAAAGCGGTACAACAAAGTGTATGTACCATGCGAAAGATACAATGAAGAAATGTAGCAAAAAATCATGATGAACTAATAGCTTTTATACCTAATATTATGCATTTGTTTTCTTGTAAGTGTTCTTCATACTAAACACAAGAAATTTGGGGTTAAAAAGGCATCAACTTAAAAATACAAACAGAGCAGCCAAGCCATTTGGCTATTAAAATGAAGAAAAAAATAGTAGGAAAAAGAAGGAAAATTCGGTGTAAAAAGGGAAAGAAGAAAAGGACACTTTATTATTCACGCCACATTTTTTAAAGGTACAAAAACTACCTAATCTAAATGTAGTCACAACCTCAATTTAGTCCCGGTGGTAGGGGCAATTTGAGAGTGCCAATGAGGTACTGGGTTCGATTCCATTTTCTCCCAAATTTTTACTCTTttcagaaaggaaaaggggaagaggGAAAAACAAGTCCCGAACGGGAGCGGGAGCAGGAATCACGGGACGTGCGAAGCGGGAGCGGGAATCACGGGACGACCGGGAATTACCTTAAAAATCGAAGCATGCAGATTATCCGTTCGATCCGAATCTAACGGCTTTTGAATCGTACGGATCTGTTGTAAACGGACAGTCGGCAGGAATTTAGCTTTTGCCATTAGAGAAATACTCCGTAATTAAGAGCCAATAAAGCGTGCATATATAAGGATCTGTATAGAACacaaactatgtcacatctagatgtgacatagttatgtcacatctaagctgatTTTCACTCTGTTTGTGGTTtatttttttttctagtttttttgtttcttattgatgcattatatacttgtgggaggttagatgtgatatttttaaaaaacatctagatgtgaattagacaaactgcatATATAAAGCGTGAAGACCACGGTGTCTCCTTATCCATGACCACCTCTTGTCTTGCTCCGTAAACCCACTTTTCCGACGAAAACCCTCGATCACAGCGCAACGCAATGGGGTTCACCGCCATAGCCATATCGTCCTCCAACCCAAAGCCCCGCTCCGAGACCCCTCGCAACGCGGCCCTCGCGTCCGCCATCTCCGCCGCTTCGGGCAGCACCGGTCTTCCTCACCCCGGCAGCGAAGATGGCGGCCGCGGCTTGGGAGGCCTCCTATCGTGGCTCTTCAACGCCGGCGCGGCGCACGCCGCGGAGGAGAAGCCGCCATCGAGGGACTGGGACGCGCACGAGTTCGGGGCCAGGACGACGGTGCCGTTCGCGAGGCTGCAAAGGGCCAAGAGGTACAAGGTTTCGGACGTCAGGTTCCTCGACCGCCGCgcgcccggcggcggcgggggcgcgcgCCTCACGGCGGGGCCCGACGACCCCCTGTTCGAGGGCGCGGCGCTGCGGCCCGGCGAGGTGTACACCCGGTCGCAGCTGCTCGGGGAGCTCGAGGCGCTGTCCTCGTGCGGCATGTTCGACGGCGTCAGCGTGGAGGCGGTCCGGCCCCAGCCCGACGGCACCCTCGGTCTAACCGTCTCCTACGCCGAGGCCCTCTGGGCCCCGGCGAAGCGGTTCAGCTGCGTCAACGTGGGCGGCCTCTTGCCGGCGCAGgccgacgaggtcgaggacgacgaCATGACGGAGAGGGAGAAGATCGCGCTCCGGCGGAGGCATGAGAGGGCGTATCAGCAGCGCCTCGGGCGGGCCAAGGCGTGCATCCTGCCGGAGCCCGTGCGCGGAGAGGTGGTGGAGATGGTGAGGAAGCAGGGACGGGTGAGCGCCAGGCTGCTGCAGAGGATCAGGGACTGCGTCCAGAGGTGGTACTACGACGAGGGGTTCGTGTGCGCTCAGGTGATCAACTTCGGGaatctcgacgccggcgaggtttTGTGCGAGGTCGTCGAGGGGGAGGTAACGGGGGTGGAGTACCAGTTCCAAGACAAGCTCGGCAATGTCGTCGAGGGGAACACCCAGCTCCCTGTAATTGACAGGGAGCTGCCCCAGCAGGTATATGCTCTGGAAACACCATTGTATACTACatgaaacaaacaaacaaacaaacaaacaaacagcgTGATAGCTGGGATAATCTTGTTATTAACATTAACCATAACTTTCCACAATTCATGTCAAGTCCCAGACCAATTTAGAAGCACCATCTGATCCTTCTGTTCTTTTTCTGAGCAGTCCTATAGTTTTGAATATAAGACTGCTCTAAAAAGAACAGAAGAATAAGATGTGTTTCTTTGGTTGACaaaattactactccctctgttccatattacttgtcgctggtttagtacaaagttgtactaaatcagcgacaagtaatatggaacggagggagtacgtgtttTTGTTTCAATCGCAATGTATATGCACTGGAAACATCATGTATACTACATTACTACatgaaacaaacaaacaaacagcgTGATAGCTGGGATAATCTTGTTATTAACATTATAATAATCACCATAACCATCAGCTGTCCACAATTCTTGTCAAGTCCCAGACCAATTAAAAAATTGAATATAAGACTGCTATAAAAAGAACAGAAGGAGCAGATGGTGTTTCTTTGCTTGACAAAATTACTTTGTGTTTTTGTTTCCATCACAATGTCACTTGATATTATCAATAATTTTCACATATAATTTTGTTTATTTTCCTTGATTACACATTTCGAAACGTATCGCTGTGTCAGAAAAACGCCGAGACAGTGTAAAGCAGTACAAACCCTTTTTTTCCATGGCTTTGAGGATTTGACCTGTTTCTTTTGATCTGCTGTTACAGCTTCGACCAGGCAATATCTTTAATATTGGGGCAGGGAAACAGGCTCTGAAGAACATAAATGCGCTCGGATTATTCTCTAACATAGAGGTGAATCCACGACCTGATGAGATAAAAGAAGGGGGCGTAGTGGTTGAAATCAAGCTCAAAGAACAAGATCCCAAATCAGCCGACGTGGAGACAGTGTGGAACTTTGTACCAGGGGATCAGGGACGACCAACTCTTGTAATGTGTCTACATACTTGTAATCTTTTTCACAGTATCTTGTTAAAATCTGTCTTAAAATTGCTGGGCAAGTTCAAACTCAAGATGTCCATCACTGTAGTTTAAGCCCTGTTGGCGAACCTTATGCATTATGTATCTGATGGAAGCTTTTTATTTCAGGCATCCATTCAACCTGGAGGAGGTGTGACATTTGAGCACCGCAACATCGGTGGCCTGAACCGATCTCTCGCTGGTTctttctcatcgagcaacctgctCAATCCTCAGGTGAGTTGGCAATGGATGATTTTGTAAGATTAGTGAGTGTGTTTTCAGTTTTTCTGTGTGCTGCTCGTGTGGTTATAATTAGAAACAGTCACGTGGTTGGTGTAAGAGGAATGCTGCTTAGGAGAGAGACATATATCCACTGATCCACACATCTGGACATGAATATAATCTTATATATCCATGTTTTTGTTTGATTGTTAGGATGATGTTTCATTCAAGCTTGAGTACACACATCCTTACTTGGACGGTGTGGAGGACCGGAGCAGGAACCGCATTTTCAAAGCCAGTTGTTTCAACACCAAGAAACTCAGCCCTGTCTTTGTCGCCGGCCCCAACATGGACGATGCTCCACCCATCTGGGTCGACAGAGTTGGAATCAAAGCGAACATAACAGAGGTTTGCACAAAATCAGTACCCCCTCGGTTTTGACATGTAAAACATTCCAACACTTAATTAACCAACAATTATTTCCATTTAGTTCGACAACATCAATTATATATCACATAATGTACATATTGtcgaactaaatcattagtcagatATACATCTTAAAAACAGTTTTATACCTCCCTGAACACTCAAATTAATCCTTTTCATGAATCATATCCGATGTATGTGAGTTAACAAATTAAAATAAAACCGATCCTGGATTTGCAGAACCTCACAAAGCAGAGCAAGTTCACCTATGGCCTCGTGCTGGAGGAGATCACGGCGCGTGACGAGAGCAATGATGTGTGCACACACGGGCTCCGGACGACGGCCCCCGGTGCCCTT is drawn from Triticum dicoccoides isolate Atlit2015 ecotype Zavitan chromosome 4A, WEW_v2.0, whole genome shotgun sequence and contains these coding sequences:
- the LOC119283560 gene encoding protein TOC75, chloroplastic-like, which codes for MGFTAIAISSSNPKPRSETPRNAALASAISAASGSTGLPHPGSEDGGRGLGGLLSWLFNAGAAHAAEEKPPSRDWDAHEFGARTTVPFARLQRAKRYKVSDVRFLDRRAPGGGGGARLTAGPDDPLFEGAALRPGEVYTRSQLLGELEALSSCGMFDGVSVEAVRPQPDGTLGLTVSYAEALWAPAKRFSCVNVGGLLPAQADEVEDDDMTEREKIALRRRHERAYQQRLGRAKACILPEPVRGEVVEMVRKQGRVSARLLQRIRDCVQRWYYDEGFVCAQVINFGNLDAGEVLCEVVEGEVTGVEYQFQDKLGNVVEGNTQLPVIDRELPQQLRPGNIFNIGAGKQALKNINALGLFSNIEVNPRPDEIKEGGVVVEIKLKEQDPKSADVETVWNFVPGDQGRPTLASIQPGGGVTFEHRNIGGLNRSLAGSFSSSNLLNPQDDVSFKLEYTHPYLDGVEDRSRNRIFKASCFNTKKLSPVFVAGPNMDDAPPIWVDRVGIKANITENLTKQSKFTYGLVLEEITARDESNDVCTHGLRTTAPGALGMDGPPTTFSGTGVDRMAFLQANVTRDNTEFINGETIGDRCIFQVDQGLGIGSRNPFFNRHQLTVTKFVNLNKQEKGAGKPPPAVLVAHGRYAGCVGDLPSYDAFALGGPHSVRGYGMGELGACRNLLEVATEVRIPVPVMKNTHVYAFAEHGTDLGSSKDVKGNPTEFFWRAGQGSSYGVGVRFGPLRAEYAVDHNAGTGSVFFRYGDRF